tcgaaattccacccctaaggaggATAAATAGGTacggaagtttgtatgaaagtctgtcatttttgaagttacatcgatgaaaattggtatttaggctttcgattaagaataaaaaatacatgtttcacgatttttggaaattctactccCAAGGGAGTTAAATAAGgcatgaaagtttgtatgaaagtccatcatttttcaagttcgggttttcggttacaaaagaaaaaatacgtacctataggtacctatttcagagTTTTTGAAAACTCTACCCCCCCACGCCATAATTTTCTAAGTTCCACCCGACCCGAGTGAAGCCGGGACGGGTCTGCTAGTTAAGTTTATAATAGAGCAATGAATCAAGTCTTGATTTCAATAGATATTCTAATGATTTATGTAACATTAATTTGTCCAAATTTCTAAATCCCCTTTCAGGGCATACAAACAGACAAGACTTACAGTATGGTAGAAGCGTTGAAAAGAGGTGAACGAGTGAAGATAAATATAGAAGCTACTATAGCTGACGGTCTCGGAGTCAACATGGCTGGTGTGAACACATTTTACAATTTGAAAAACGGTGGAATATTAGATAAAATGGTAAGAGTAATGAATAGAACAGAGAATAATGCCTGAGATTAAGGTTTGGAATAATCTAATTGAAATAATAGCGTTAATATACGATAATGTAGAATTTAGAAGCATCCTTATGTggaaacattttcaaaaatcaattattgcccataatataaatatagcaTTTTTTTGTAAAGGTAGTTGTAAAAGAAGATTGGGTAGCGCGTGCTATCTTGCACCTTGTCGAAATTGAGAGATACGTAGTTGAAGGCGCTGCAGCTGTCACAATAGCGGCCATCATGGCAGGACTCTTTCCTAATCTTAAGGGCAAAAAGTGAGTAGTGAAGTTAAAACAGCTTACAACACAAAagatgggttccgtacctcaaaaggaaaatggaacccttatatgatcactttgttgtctgtctgtttatctatttgtatataagtaagtacatcattaaaaaaatcatgaacaaataattagtattttcaaagtaaggttaatgtcaaatggggtatcatatgaaagggctttacctgtacattcaaaaactgatttttatttatttgtatgcattatagtttttgatttatcgtgcaaaatgacgattaaatacgactgtagtacggaactctcggtgccgagtctaactcgcacttggccggttttttgtcttttttgcaGTAACTTTGCCGGACACGTCACACGATTCATTCTGTATTACCTTATTATCAGAGGTGCGTAACAAAAGATTTGCGTGAAACCCGCGGAAGATATTCTAACTACGCACCTGTGGCAGACTTGCAGCCtcactaaaatatttaaagtttgCTCTGCCGGTCGATAGAATCCCTCCTCCTTTGCGCTCCTGTGACCCCACAGGATTGCTTTTTCTAGACGTTTCCATTGACGACTGTAACGGAAGTACTCTTTAGGCTGTAGTCTGCACAGATCGGCTGATCTGTGAGCAAATGCTACCTTGTTGACGTATGTAGTATGTGCAGAGTGGTGTGCGTGCTGTCGGGGGGTAACATCGACACGACGATCCTGGCGCGCGCGCTGGAACGAGGTATGGCGGCAGAGGGGCGGCTGGTGAAGTTCAAGGTGACAGTGAGCGACCGTCCCGGCGGCATGGCCGACATGTGCGGGCTGCTGGCCAGCGTGGGCGTCACGCTTCGCGACTGCATCCCTGACCGTGCCTGGCTTAAGGGTGACGTCTTCAGTGTCGAGGTTAactcttttaatttatagactaacgCTTGGCTGGAAtaagacctgctggcaagtaatgatgcagcctaagatggatcATGAAGCGCGCTtacctagaaaatgcctattcactcttggctTGAAGGTTGAaggtaaatatattaaaagtggaggaggTAAATTAATTCAGGAAGGCGTTCCATATTATCCTGGCGGTCTACTTTCTCTATGCCTATACCTACTAagaccacatgagtagatgtaGATGTCTATGTCTACTCGTGTGCGAAGACGTCAAAAAGGATGCTTTGTATGGGAGCGTTCATATATTACGCTCCTACACAATTagtgaaatgtgacgtcataagAATTGACGTGCGTTTTTTGTTAAATCGCTAATTTACAAtggttatttttaaaagtaacggacgacgtggattttacatattatgGAAGGAATAATAATCTCTAAGAAGTAATGATTTAGGCAACATCTCTAATGTAATGCTTTAAGATCCATAAGAATTAAGATCCGTACCTGTACAATCAAAAACCACAGGATCGTCCGAACGCATTTTCGTAGTTCAAAAGTCACTACGTGTTAGATTTAGATGCCTGTTTAGACTTAAGTCTACAGGCATCCATTTGACTCATATTCAGATTTCAAAATGCAAGGTCTATTGAGGTCTATCTTTATGCTATGGCATATGGCATCTATAGGCATAGATTATAcacttaattatattaataggtaTGGTAAATTATTTGCAGAATCGAATCtaacttttatttttctagTTGAAAGTTATAGTCGAAACGAGAGGATGGGAACACACCAAAGAACTGGTAGAGCTGGTGAAAAAGAGGTACAAAGAATGTTTCTTCCCCGAGATGACCGAAAATCAGGATAGAGCCGCTGGCGCCAAACGTGGTCCCTGTCTAGCTCCGAATCCTGTTTGTATgcaaaaataatatacctacttacctggcAAACTATAAAGTTTTGATAATTCTACTGatgttttctattttatttggaaattaAATTGTTCATAGTTATCTTTGTGTCATTTCATTAACGGATAGCAGtagtttatatttaagtataccCCTTGATATTTGATATGGATGtggaaagtaagtaggtacttaggtaggtatcaaatgaaagacgTATCAATACATTACATACGCCAGTAGTATATagaaataatgtaaattttaattCAAGGAAAGTTATTTCCCTCGAAATataaggaggaggaggaggaggggAGCTCGCGAAAATGATAGTATCATAATCTATTAAAAAAGTGCGTGCGAAGTAGTACATAAAATTTCTTTGAGTGCGTGTCATTAGTGATAGACCAGGAAGAGAAGGGTAATTATTCACCCAAGGAAGTGATAATGTAGAATCTGTCCTACTTACTGGCTTAGTTCTATATAGGGAGAGCCcgatgtccagctgtggacgaaAAGCGGctggttgattgattgatttatgcAGGACGATGCTGATAATGCTGATTGAATATACCTACGCACAGAAAATTTTCCAAAATTTCAAAGTTAGTCCTTAGAACAAGGAAAATGAAGTTGCCTCAGAATCAGACCCAAAAACTAGGACACTAGGAAACCTTAATGGAACTTTATTGTTCTGAGACATAGACGTAGAGTTTGgtccaaagaatttctaagtactacttcgtagtgtTTGGTCACAATCTGTCACAAGtcaaaacttttgatttttgtcTTACTTCAAACTGTCATAATTATTCAAACatggtttaaatttttttgtgtttttaaaacctaaatataaGAAAAAGGTACCTAAATCAAGATGACGAGACGACAGGTAGATAATTTGTGATAAATAATTctaattattacaatatcaattttttttattgcctaCCTATCCATATCTGATCCAAAAAGAAGCATTAAAATAGGTACGTATACCTATAGCACTGGTCGTACATATAGTTctcgacaggtcgatatggcaatcggggtatgaagcgggggacaccctgcacacccgcatagcgCCCGCGCTAtaccgcaccgggtaagcgcgggggttgtgcggggcgtccccactacgattgccatctccacatgtcgcgtactatagatatcgTTGCGtggagaataatattataatcacgagcctcaatagcttaagggttaaggagcggactgaaatccgacaGATCGATGGTTCAAACCTGATTGTCCTACGTCTTACCTACTCCAGACTCAAGCGTTAcgtttagttggagggaaaagggaAAGGGAGACATGGCTAATAtaattctacaaaaaaaaaactttaaaaactaaaCATACATATCTAAAAACTTTTATTCGACATACTTAAATGAATACCTACCTGATTccgtattattttaaaatttaaaaatgctttATAAACAGGAAGACTTTGATGAGTTCTGTGACCCAGAAAATCCAAGAATCATTAAATATGACGATATCGTGGATGCTACAAAACGTATCAGAAAATTTATTAGTCCTACTCCAATAATAGTAAGTTTTGATTTGTAAAAtttctatacttacctacctaattcttaataacttttcatttaatttaaaaattataatgtaattAGCAGAAATATTTTCTTTGCAAATAGGCATCACACTACCAACGAGAGACTGgtattaacatattatataaattagaGATGTTTCAACGGACTGGAAGGTATGATTTTAGTCGGATACCATTTATTTTCATGATTTTCACattgaaatattataatttttcttttaaGTTTCAAGGAAAGGGGTGCGATTTATGCGTTGGAGTTACTATCGAGAGACAAACAAAAAGTCGGTGTAGTGGTAGCTTCATTAGGCAATCAAGCAGTGGGGATATGCTATTACGGGCAAAAAATGGGTGTACCCGTAACCGTAGTAATGCCTACGTGCGTACCAATAGCCAAACTGCAGCTTTGTCACAACCTCGGTGCCAAAGTCATAGTCCAGGGTAAAGAACTGGTAGAAGCACAGAGGCATGCCCGTAACTTTGCTAGAGATAAGGGACTCACGCATATCAACGGGTAATTGTCATAACTTCTATTACCTATTCTTAAATCAGTACACACTACCCGctatttattaaagtttgttttaaatttgttaCAAGTCGCGATTATCCAAACATCTTAACGGGGTACGGCAGTATAGCTATTGAGATTCTGGAACAGCAGCCTACTGTGGACGCAATCTTGGTGCCCGTGGGAACAGGCGGGCTGATAGCCGCCATAGCCACTGTTGTCAAACATGTAAAACCTAATTGCCTCGTATACGTTAGTAGAcccatatttaattaaaaaccaaaatctgatactataatatataatattagtggtGACTCCATTTGACAGACTTCAAAGTTCAATGAAGAAAACTTTTTTAGGGTGTACAACCGGAGAGAATACCCACATTTTATAAGTCTCTGCAATCTGGCGAGGCTTTGACCTTACCTTACGAAACTTCGATCGCTGAAGGCATAGCGATGCCCTACGTTGGCGTAAATGCTTTTAGCAATGCGCAACGTAATATTGATAAAATGGTAagactttgattttttttagacAACATttctataggtacattttcatAACAGTAGATGGTAAATTATTCTTGTTCGGgatttcataatgttctcatttTCGGAAAATcctactaggtagtaggtaccatagatttatttaaaatctatCAACCCGTCTAGGCTTTAGGCGACgcgaaacaattttttttgatacaTAGATACGTAAGAAGGTACCTACACCCGAAAATAACCCTCCTTCTGGTGCAGTCGAGTAAAAAGTACCTAATCATTAGGTACTTAAGTTTTTTGCTCGTTCTTCTCGGAAGGCATTTCTAACCAGTAGTAAATTCCattcacttgacgattcgaaagtacaattatatagtttattttaatttaaaaaaccttaaagtTTGCTTaactttattaaccgacttcaaaaaaaggaggaggttctcaattcgtcggaatctttttttttttttttttttttttattttccccgattactcaaagacgcctggaccgattttgaaaattctttttttgtttgaaagggtatagttcaaagttggtcccatttaaatttggtgaagatctgatgaacatcttcgaagatagatactggaactcctcaacggataagagtaaattgctcgcgatcagtgtaatagcttagtaaacagtagatttttaaccagtcatagcataattccatggggccactaaaaattgtgaaataaaatttttttacaaaaaaaataaaaaccgacttcgatacacaaacactaaaaatttaaaaataatttaatttattaccgaatatattatgtatacaagagttaatatagttccataacaatattttttggggtcggtgccaatgaggtgccattgtggagtctcataaaaatatgaagtctagacgattcgcgcagctaaagctaattggcaccggcaccaaaaagtattattatggaactatattaactcttgtatacataatatattcggtaataaattaaattatttttaaatttttagtgtttgtgtatcgaagtcggtttttattttttttgtaaaaaaattttttttaataaaataacataccTGGTGTCTCTTCTTCGACTATTCATCCGTTTTTTAAACTAGAAATGGCGCCCGATGTGGGGCGGAACAAGtctgcaaggttaagattttcagtttaaaagtaggtatagaagTTAAGTagatagtccgcgacaggttaagatggcaattagggtatgaggcggggagacaccCGCTCGTCacctcgcccgcaccggttgtgcgaggcgttccctccccgattgctatctcgacctgtcgcgtatactttagtttaattacatatttataaaaaaagtcagaacattCGCCATTATTATGCGATTGCTGTAAATTAGAAttagattaatttaaaatatttttagatgttAGTAAAAGAGGACTGGATAGCTCGTGCCGTACTACACTTGGTGGAAAATGAACGCATTGTTGCGGAGGGAGCTGCAGCGTGCCCCTTAGCGGCTATTCTTGGCAATCTTGTCCcggaacttaaaactaaaaagttAGTAAATCACTCCAATTAAATTATGTTCTCAGACCTAGCATGTCattaataaatacatacatgCCTACATTTCCTGTAAAAAACGACTTTCAAGTTTCTAAAACAGAGTTCATACCAGAGAGTAAGACGGTAGGCATAACGTCCGCCATGGTGTGAAATAGGTatttatccatacctactataatattataaatgcgaaagtgtgtctgtctgtctgctagcttttcacggctcaaccgttcaaccgattttgacgaaatgtggtacagaggtagcttgcaacccggggaaggacataggctactttttatcccggaaaatttaagagttcccacaggatttttaagaacctaaatccacgcgtacgaagtcgcgggcatcagctagtttccaaTAGATTTTGTAGTCGGTATCTCAAGACACACTTAGTAAGTTGTTACTCTATGCAAAAGTGtgcaaagtattttccttgcaaacCGTGTATTTTCAATAACAGATAGAGGTCATTGGCCGTTCTATTCTTAATTTGAACGCGTAGACCCTACCTATCTAGTTGGTGAGGCACACCAAGTTTCACAAATTGACCCGGAATTTCTTCGCAATGCAAGCACAAAGAATGAAAGAAGAAAAGATGCAACGTCGAAATCTGTCAACGCTGAACGCTGTAGATATAAAGTCattacaaataggtaggtaggtaccataacAAAAGCTTCCGTTAACAACAATACAAACCGTGTTTGAACTTTGATTGCAGTGTGGTATGCATTCTCAGCGGTGGAAACATTGACACCGCGCTATTGAGTCGCTGTTTAGACAGAGGACGCGCAGCCGAAGGACGACTTATTAAATTTAGAGTAAGGCGTAACGCACACCTGCAAAGTGGAGTGTAAATGGGCCACGGACGTGCAACGTCATGTTCACAACTCTCAACAACGACTCAAAGTTCGAAGCCCTTTTAGTATGCTCCATCCTTtatccgtttttagggttccgtatctcgaACTgataaaggaacccttatagtgtTTTCATTTTACGATTTCAACAGTAAATAAAGCTGCTTCTCACTGCTCGACTCCACTCAGCAGGACGTTTTGTCAACTAGGTAACTGTTTTTcacctacgtaggtaggtacctatctacaattttattttagtaaatatGTTTTAGGATAGGCAGCGATATTTGTAAACGAATATAATAGTTTcggacttttttatttatttttagggttccgtacctcaaaaggaaaaagaagccttataggatcactttgttgtatttgtgtctatctgtctgtccgtcgagtctgtcaaaaaaacctatagggtacttaccgtagacctagaatcatgaaatttgatagggaggtaggtcttatagcacaaggaaaggaataaatccgaaaaccgtgaatttaatagtttttgatttatcgtgcaaaatgtcgaaaaatacaactgtcgtgcagaaccctcggtgcgcgagtttgactcgcactgaGTCGGTTTTtggggttctgtacctcaaaaggaaaacggaacccctaatcggatcacttcgttgtctgtctgtcaagaaacctagagggcaCTTTCcgtgaaatttgccaggtaggtaggtatgtcttatagcacacgtaagggaaaaatccgaaaattcttataagaaactagctgacccggcgaacttcgttccgcctaacaatcgattcaatttttttttttttaaatatcaattcactatcagaaattctcaaATCTCCACgatttaggagttcagtaccttgcagcatcaggattgaggagttgggatccgaagttcaatgatgtagcctatgcttcgtacctaaaataattttgcatcatccgcagttcctgaatcattatagtttaggagtgctgtaccctacatcatcagggttgaggagttgggacttgaaatcTGAGAATgcagtcgttgcttggtacctataatatgtatTCACTATGAacgcttcctgaatcttgataacttaggcgggcagtaaccctgcagcatcaggattaaggagttggatccagaattttttatgagactaccacgaaaacttcttctgttgatttaaaaaaataatttgcaaatcggtccagaaacctcgaaaaaatcgatgtaaaaaaaagaaccacctcctttttgacagttggttaaaaaccgatgaccttgaaatatttacggaacaatttttaaaatatcccctttctaacaaaaaaagaatgaatgaaatcagactacgcgttaatgaattacagctcagtatacattttaactttcaacccctctcctaagggaaccatgctgaatttcgggataaaaagtatcctatgttcttcctcatagtatgacctcaaatcgtattaagtttcattggaatccattcagtagtttcagcgtgatgcgcgaccgtgatacagacagacagacagacagacagacagacagacagacagaccgacagacagacagacagacaaaaatgaaaaaaattacagttttgggttcagtatcgattatagagtgccctcgaaaaaaaaaattcaaaatatcttcaatgtacagaattggacctgttacagttttattataagtattgatgtgTCTTAAATTAGAACCTGGCTTGACACACTGGCCGTGTGTCATGATAACTAATTATCTTTTACGATATGATGTTTCAAAATCTACTACTTCTACTGAAAAGTAGGTTTTGACTTAAAGCTATAATAACTTCACTATTCTATATTTCAAAAGTACCTATTCATTTTATTATACacagttaatttttttatcaggTTCTAGTCAAAGATAATGCAGTGAACATAGAACAGTTAATGAGACTGATAGCAAATGGTGGTTACACTATAATTAGGCAGCATTGTGATCGAATTTGGATAGAAAATGAAATATCCCTTGTTGAGGTAAGGAATGAgctaaataaatatacgtaccagtacctacgtacctacaagATGTGACTAATTCTACTGTACATAATCCCTAAAGTGACGGTTCTAAGTCTAGTGGTGTACTTTTCCGCAAGGAGCTTTATGAAAAGAATAGTAATATATTTAgagctgtcattttagtttagagattgtgcataACAGAAAATATCGAAATGCaggcagctaaagctaatttgTAATGAGAGGTTTAAGGCTCGTCCTGGCTACAGCGACCATGCCGCTGATGGCTGACCAACCAACAaaaacttctgcaagttttgctGCTAGTTGACACTTAGctcctatagtccgcgacaggttgagatggcaatcggggtataaggcggcgccccgcacacccgcacgttggTGACGTGCggtgcgctcgcccgcaccggtttagcgtaGGGCCCGTGCGGGTGAACGTCAGGATGGCCGGTGAGGTCCTGGAAAATTGATGAAATATCTTCCaaataattgtacctaaatTGTACTATTTAGTACCTCTATTAAGATAATTAGTACCTTgatcaattaaataataattaaagaatcTCATACACCGGCCATGCTGACGTCAGGTTCGCCGTTGTGTTTTTGTACCTGGCTTATAGCTACGATTATCATTCTAAAAGTTACGTAGATAAATTGTAcctaaatagtacctaccgaAACATCCAATGCATAATGAAAATCTCACCAAAATTgcacacaaaataatatttgtttccgcgccatacaaatatttaaggctcccccacacaggcgcgttattataggtcgatattatcgcagcagtgtgtaactactagaggtgaccaatttatttattaacctgttaatttaacacatattaaagtttgttgattaactgcgatactaaaacttaacaattttaaataaaaaaatattattaaatcaaaaaatacatattattatagttagaacctatacctacgttctaagtagctgcagtaggtacttaagtaggtagcgcgaagattccaggaaattaaatttcgaagcgggcgcgcggtgcaaaacgcgcgcgcgacgacattatacctacctaccgattgcgaccgattacgtcatgcgctaaaaataccaatacattgaatatggttaaaaataacaagtcaactaatgttaaatagcaccacattgatatgatgataaatttaacatatcaaacgattttgttgttcccatcattcgatgggaacaacaaaatcatttgatatgttaaattagttaaaattgtttgatATGTTAAATTGTTGTTAGGTATTCACCTAcgaagtgttaataaataagttaaataattatttttgttgatgctttgatttgatacatacataatacaatagtcgaaatttttgttatttctgtttattaacgatactgttcgattaacgatagtgcgcgttcatagactatttgctagtttattttttcgggcAATCTGATGGTGtagtttattttgctcacttcgttgtctgtccgtccggccgtccgtctgtctgtctgtgcgtccgtccgtccgtctgtctgtctgtgcgtccgtccgtccgtccgtctgtgcgtccgtccgtccgtctgtctgtgcgtccatccgtccgtctgtctgtgcgtccgtccgtccgtctgtctgtgcgtccgtctgtctgtctggctgtctatctgtctgtctgtcaagaaacctacagggtacttcccgtggacctagaatcatgaatttatcaagtaggtaggtacctaggttttatagcacacgcaagggggaaaatttgaaatccgtaatttctggtcacgtcatcatcatcatcatcatcaaccgatagacgtccactgctggacataagtctcttggagtgacttccactccacacgccacggtcttgcggcgcctgaatccagcggctccctgcgactcgtttggttacatcaccaaaaataaatttaaatgtgttcatgaaagtagtgttttcaattttcaaagtaagatgaaatcaagtggggtaggtttcgtgtttttttttttagtcagtgttatatttttaacgtaaaattaatcaataaattttaataacaattgttgatattatattatgtaagtttaacagtatttgacaccactagtaactacatgaccatcctaatacaaaatgtactgaaaacagatgtcgcaataacgcatgcgatattatcgacctataataacgcgcctgtgtgggggagccttaaatatttgtatggcgcggaaacaaatattattttgtgtgcAATTTTGGTGAGATTTTCATTATGCATTGGATGTTtcggtaggtactatttaggtacaataatttaTCTACGTAACTTTTAGAATGATAATCGTAGCTATAAGCCAGGTACAAAAACACAACGGCGAACCTGACGTCAGCATGGCCGGTGTATGAgattctttaattattatttaattgatcAAGGTACTAATTATCTTAATAAAGGTACTAAATAGTACAatttaggtacaattatttGGATGATATTTCATCAGTTTTCCAGGACCTCACCGGCCATCCTGACGTTCAccccgtgcgggtgtgcggggcgttccctctccgatttgCTATAATATATGTAAAGTGGCTGAACAGTGAACAGTCAAGTG
This genomic stretch from Maniola hyperantus chromosome 18, iAphHyp1.2, whole genome shotgun sequence harbors:
- the LOC117990591 gene encoding L-threonine ammonia-lyase-like; its protein translation is MPDPHDVEYDENCDPNSPRKIKYDDIVAASRRIAGTVVRTPCTRAHMSDALGMEIYLKQEFMQYTGCFKERGVRNTLLLLTEEQKKIGVISASTGNHGLSMSYHSTQMGIPCIVVMPIRVPITKLTKCQAYGAKTLLHGENMAEAKHYAMAMSKEKKLYYVNGYDHPNVIEGQGTIGIEIIEQVPDLDAVLVPVGGGSILTGIAVAVKHLKPDTEVYGIQTDKTYSMVEALKRGERVKINIEATIADGLGVNMAGVNTFYNLKNGGILDKMVVVKEDWVARAILHLVEIERYVVEGAAAVTIAAIMAGLFPNLKGKKVVCVLSGGNIDTTILARALERGMAAEGRLVKFKVTVSDRPGGMADMCGLLASVGVTLRDCIPDRAWLKGDVFSVELKVIVETRGWEHTKELVELVKKRYKECFFPEMTENQDRAAGAKRGPCLAPNPVCMQK
- the LOC117990595 gene encoding L-threonine ammonia-lyase-like gives rise to the protein MTRRQEDFDEFCDPENPRIIKYDDIVDATKRIRKFISPTPIIASHYQRETGINILYKLEMFQRTGSFKERGAIYALELLSRDKQKVGVVVASLGNQAVGICYYGQKMGVPVTVVMPTCVPIAKLQLCHNLGAKVIVQGKELVEAQRHARNFARDKGLTHINGRDYPNILTGYGSIAIEILEQQPTVDAILVPVGTGGLIAAIATVVKHVKPNCLVYGVQPERIPTFYKSLQSGEALTLPYETSIAEGIAMPYVGVNAFSNAQRNIDKMMLVKEDWIARAVLHLVENERIVAEGAAACPLAAILGNLVPELKTKNVVCILSGGNIDTALLSRCLDRGRAAEGRLIKFRVLVKDNAVNIEQLMRLIANGGYTIIRQHCDRIWIENEISLVEVKLVCESRDLNHALELKTLLERTYRNKCIFETEPFNTDRTCPCYAHK